The following are encoded in a window of Mycobacterium vicinigordonae genomic DNA:
- a CDS encoding peptidoglycan recognition protein family protein, protein MDPPPPTARSDEHPFSVSRRQLFQVVGGVGFAGALGGCATKTTASPLPAQPGPSSPATPPAVSSGPAANNPGPPASRATAAQLLCRDAWGARAARPGGKPHTPNRLTLHHAGVVLGANSNAPGRFRQDQRYHQDQLGWIDIAYHLGIDRDGNIYQLRDPGIEGDTATDYDTTGHFLVICEGDFNEETVSPAQVRGIATAFAWAAQTYRIATGTLKGHRDFAETSCPGTNLYAQLTSGELRTQIDSLLAAGGVDLQPFCGPEAVARVRAIEAGN, encoded by the coding sequence ATGGACCCGCCGCCACCGACCGCGCGATCCGATGAGCACCCGTTTTCGGTGAGCCGACGTCAACTGTTCCAGGTCGTTGGCGGTGTCGGGTTCGCGGGCGCATTGGGCGGATGTGCGACCAAGACCACGGCCAGCCCGCTGCCTGCGCAACCGGGTCCGAGTTCGCCTGCCACCCCGCCCGCCGTAAGTTCCGGACCAGCCGCCAATAACCCCGGCCCGCCCGCTTCGCGCGCGACCGCGGCGCAGTTGCTCTGCCGAGACGCCTGGGGTGCCCGAGCCGCGCGGCCCGGCGGCAAACCGCACACCCCTAACCGACTGACGTTGCACCACGCCGGGGTGGTCTTGGGCGCCAACAGCAACGCGCCCGGCCGATTCCGCCAAGACCAGCGCTACCACCAGGACCAACTCGGTTGGATCGACATCGCCTACCACCTCGGCATCGACCGCGACGGCAACATCTACCAACTGCGCGACCCCGGCATCGAAGGCGACACCGCAACCGATTACGACACGACGGGTCACTTCCTGGTGATTTGCGAAGGCGATTTCAATGAAGAGACCGTGTCGCCCGCCCAGGTGCGTGGTATCGCGACCGCGTTTGCCTGGGCCGCCCAGACCTACCGCATCGCGACCGGCACCTTGAAGGGACACCGCGACTTCGCCGAAACCTCTTGTCCGGGAACCAATCTCTACGCACAGCTAACCTCGGGTGAACTGCGGACGCAAATCGACTCGCTGTTGGCTGCGGGCGGGGTAGACCTGCAGCCGTTCTGCGGGCCCGAGGCCGTCGCCCGGGTGCGGGCCATCGAAGCGGGCAACTGA
- a CDS encoding phospholipase D-like domain-containing protein → MGDNRLLTPGQTCWQVARADRFACIIDAADYFKHVKAAMLGAQHRIMLIAWDLDARMTFERGAKVLPGPNQLGVFLLWLLRERPGLEIYLLKSNLRLLPAFGGIWNGLTPVSLLNQISSKRIHFAVDGAHPVGSVHHQKIVVVDDVVAFCGGIDLTVNRWDTRAHQHDSRGRRTLRRSYGPRHDVGGAVEGAAAGKLAEQARLRWRIATKQRLEPLDTVRPAWPRDLAPTLRNVDVGIARTLPELEDRKEVREVEALNLTAIAAAADTIYLENQYLASRRIVDALAARLREPAGPEVVVVLARRGNNPIERGTMDSARHKVIQLLWAADDHGRLGIYWPATDRGAPIYVHSKVLVVDDRLLRIGSSNLNNRSLGFDSECDIAVEAKPGGSQCVEINHQIRLVRDELVSEHLGVSVTELNEAIGRSGSLLKAIEQLRGKGRTLRRITGRTVSSEAGPLAENDLVDPDHVPRSLTRGLQRLIAELRD, encoded by the coding sequence GTGGGCGACAACCGGCTGCTGACGCCCGGTCAGACCTGCTGGCAGGTCGCCCGGGCGGACCGGTTCGCCTGCATCATCGACGCGGCGGACTACTTCAAGCACGTCAAGGCGGCGATGTTGGGTGCTCAGCATCGGATCATGCTCATTGCTTGGGATCTCGACGCGAGGATGACGTTCGAGCGTGGCGCCAAGGTTCTGCCCGGCCCCAACCAGCTGGGAGTGTTCTTGCTCTGGTTGCTGCGCGAGCGGCCGGGGTTGGAGATCTATCTGCTGAAGTCCAATCTCCGGCTGCTGCCGGCCTTCGGCGGTATCTGGAACGGGCTGACCCCTGTGTCGCTACTGAATCAGATCAGCAGTAAGCGAATCCATTTCGCCGTCGACGGCGCGCACCCGGTCGGTTCGGTGCACCACCAGAAGATCGTGGTGGTCGACGACGTGGTGGCATTCTGCGGCGGTATCGATCTCACAGTCAACCGCTGGGACACCCGTGCGCACCAGCACGACAGTCGTGGACGCCGGACGTTGCGGCGAAGCTACGGACCGCGGCACGACGTCGGTGGTGCGGTCGAGGGCGCTGCCGCGGGCAAACTCGCCGAACAGGCCCGGCTCCGGTGGCGAATTGCGACGAAACAGCGGCTGGAACCCCTCGACACCGTGCGTCCCGCCTGGCCCCGCGACTTGGCGCCGACGCTGCGCAACGTCGACGTCGGAATCGCCCGCACGCTACCCGAATTGGAGGATCGCAAAGAGGTCCGCGAGGTCGAGGCGCTGAATCTGACGGCGATCGCGGCAGCCGCTGACACCATCTACCTGGAGAACCAGTACCTGGCTTCCAGGCGCATCGTCGATGCGCTGGCCGCCCGGCTCAGGGAGCCCGCTGGCCCAGAGGTCGTGGTCGTGCTGGCCCGCCGGGGCAATAATCCGATCGAGCGCGGAACAATGGACAGCGCCCGTCACAAAGTCATCCAACTACTCTGGGCCGCTGACGATCACGGCCGGCTGGGTATCTACTGGCCGGCCACCGACCGCGGTGCTCCGATCTATGTCCACTCGAAGGTTCTGGTCGTCGACGACCGCCTGCTGCGCATTGGATCGTCGAACCTCAACAACCGGTCACTGGGGTTCGACAGCGAGTGCGACATCGCCGTCGAAGCAAAGCCCGGGGGCTCGCAGTGCGTCGAGATCAATCACCAGATCCGGTTAGTGCGCGATGAATTGGTGTCCGAGCATCTGGGCGTGTCCGTAACCGAGCTGAACGAGGCGATCGGCCGGTCCGGTTCGCTATTGAAGGCGATTGAGCAACTCCGGGGAAAAGGCAGGACGTTGCGCCGGATTACTGGCCGGACCGTCTCGAGCGAAGCGGGTCCGCTGGCCGAGAACGACTTGGTGGATCCCGATCACGTGCCGCGTTCGCTGACCCGAGGACTGCAACGGTTGATCGCCGAACTTCGGGACTAA
- a CDS encoding NAD(P)-dependent oxidoreductase produces MTTSVRAGVIGLGEIGGGVAVSMARRGRVPSVYDVRPDAAAQLEGVPAQLDSIAAVTRNSDVVLIAVVSADQARDVLVGSDGLLAAARPGLIVVLLSTVSVTELHELAELCRDADVILLDCGVTNGDKAAENGIIAMIGGPDEQVDRARPVLDDFASAIMHCGPVGAGMATKIARNLIQYGCWSVVDEAANLVAAQGVSLNTLLSVMREADSDGKQTLRLLDVRAAGITVPSDYADRVAALANKDLDAAADLGVASGVPTPLARAIKPTMRDVYTGHRA; encoded by the coding sequence GTGACGACGTCCGTGCGTGCCGGTGTGATCGGCCTGGGCGAGATCGGTGGCGGCGTCGCGGTCAGCATGGCCCGGCGCGGACGCGTACCGAGCGTGTACGACGTGCGCCCGGACGCTGCGGCGCAGCTGGAAGGCGTTCCCGCGCAATTGGATTCGATCGCCGCGGTGACGCGCAACTCAGATGTGGTGTTGATTGCGGTGGTTAGCGCGGACCAGGCGCGCGATGTGCTGGTGGGCTCTGACGGGCTGCTGGCCGCCGCCCGGCCTGGCCTGATCGTGGTGCTCTTGTCGACCGTGTCGGTCACCGAGCTGCACGAACTTGCCGAGCTGTGTCGCGACGCCGATGTCATCCTGCTCGACTGCGGAGTCACCAACGGCGACAAGGCCGCCGAAAACGGCATCATCGCGATGATCGGCGGGCCAGACGAGCAGGTAGACAGGGCCCGCCCGGTGCTAGACGACTTCGCCAGCGCGATCATGCACTGTGGCCCGGTGGGAGCTGGTATGGCCACGAAGATCGCCCGCAACCTGATCCAGTATGGTTGTTGGTCGGTCGTAGACGAAGCGGCAAATCTAGTTGCTGCACAAGGTGTTTCGTTAAATACCTTGCTTTCGGTCATGCGGGAGGCGGATTCGGACGGCAAGCAGACGCTGCGGCTGCTTGACGTGCGCGCGGCCGGCATCACGGTACCGTCCGATTACGCCGACCGGGTGGCGGCGCTGGCGAACAAGGATCTCGACGCCGCGGCCGACCTCGGGGTCGCCTCCGGTGTTCCCACTCCGTTGGCTCGCGCCATCAAACCGACCATGCGTGACGTTTACACGGGGCACCGCGCCTGA
- a CDS encoding spirocyclase AveC family protein: MTPLLTGAVIFGWGSGIVFTAIAVYLSIRDRRIHPMLLLCISAMSFSWIEAPYDWAMYAQFPPALPRMPSWWPLNMTWGGLPSSVPVGYIGYFVLPAVIGATIGQRLSARFGLRRPTTLLTVGLIVGFCWAFVFNAFLGARLGVFHYGYVIPGLAVFEGTKHQYPVYDSIAMGVQMMVFTYLLGRTDAQGRNVIESWADKRTKTRAQSAVLSIVAVVVIGNLMYGAVFAPHLATKLGGWVTSGPSGQLFPGVPNQPK, translated from the coding sequence ATGACCCCATTGCTTACCGGCGCGGTCATCTTCGGCTGGGGCAGTGGCATCGTGTTCACCGCGATCGCCGTCTATCTGAGCATCCGCGACCGACGTATCCATCCGATGCTGCTGCTGTGCATTTCGGCGATGTCGTTCTCCTGGATCGAGGCGCCGTATGACTGGGCGATGTATGCGCAGTTCCCGCCGGCGCTACCGCGGATGCCGTCATGGTGGCCGCTGAACATGACCTGGGGCGGGTTGCCCTCGTCAGTGCCGGTGGGCTACATCGGCTACTTCGTGCTGCCGGCGGTGATCGGCGCCACGATCGGCCAGCGGTTGAGTGCACGATTCGGATTGCGCAGGCCGACGACACTTCTCACGGTCGGCCTGATCGTGGGATTCTGTTGGGCATTCGTGTTCAACGCGTTCCTCGGCGCCCGGCTCGGCGTCTTCCACTACGGGTACGTGATCCCTGGGCTGGCCGTGTTCGAGGGGACCAAGCATCAGTACCCCGTTTACGATTCCATCGCGATGGGCGTGCAGATGATGGTCTTCACCTACCTACTCGGGCGTACGGACGCGCAGGGCCGCAACGTCATCGAGAGCTGGGCGGACAAGCGCACGAAGACCCGGGCGCAATCGGCGGTGCTGTCTATCGTCGCCGTAGTAGTGATCGGAAACCTGATGTACGGCGCGGTCTTTGCGCCGCACCTGGCGACGAAGCTGGGCGGATGGGTTACCTCGGGGCCCAGCGGACAGCTCTTTCCCGGCGTACCGAATCAGCCGAAATAG
- a CDS encoding TetR/AcrR family transcriptional regulator, producing the protein MPQRPSAMKRTAPEAAAPPARRPRGEPRRLLLDAARELFARQDYRRTTTREIAEAAGVTEYLLFRNFGSKAGLFREALVVPFTNFVDEFGRTWQAIVPEQTDEDEFARQFVGQLYDVIVEHRGLVLTLAAAESLSGPEIAEAGIADIRRAIALLGHISTEGMRLRGLRSNRPELPAHSTVALIVGMVALRSTFFPEQQPSRDTIVDELVQTSLHGFLHRPDR; encoded by the coding sequence TTGCCCCAACGACCTTCTGCGATGAAGCGGACCGCGCCGGAGGCAGCGGCCCCGCCGGCTCGCCGGCCACGCGGTGAGCCGCGCCGACTCCTGCTCGACGCCGCCCGCGAGCTATTCGCCCGCCAGGATTACCGCCGCACCACCACGCGGGAGATCGCCGAGGCCGCTGGAGTCACCGAATACCTGCTGTTCCGCAACTTCGGGTCCAAGGCCGGTTTGTTTCGCGAGGCCCTCGTTGTTCCGTTTACGAACTTCGTCGACGAGTTCGGCCGGACGTGGCAGGCCATCGTGCCCGAACAGACCGACGAGGACGAGTTCGCCCGTCAGTTCGTCGGACAGCTCTATGACGTGATCGTCGAGCATCGGGGCCTGGTGTTGACGCTGGCCGCCGCGGAATCGCTGAGCGGGCCCGAGATCGCCGAGGCAGGAATCGCCGACATCCGGCGCGCCATCGCCTTGCTCGGCCATATCAGCACCGAGGGAATGCGATTGCGCGGGCTGCGCTCGAATCGGCCGGAGCTACCCGCACATTCGACGGTGGCCCTGATCGTCGGCATGGTGGCACTGCGTTCGACCTTCTTCCCGGAACAGCAACCCAGCCGCGACACCATCGTCGACGAACTCGTCCAGACGAGCCTGCATGGCTTCCTGCATCGGCCAGACCGTTAG